In the Juglans microcarpa x Juglans regia isolate MS1-56 chromosome 6D, Jm3101_v1.0, whole genome shotgun sequence genome, one interval contains:
- the LOC121234902 gene encoding adenine/guanine permease AZG2 has translation MGLGHELCARVEGSFFTNLAKSWCKMEKSLNDAISKSFVGKYFKLEARKSCFTRELRAGTATFLTMAYIITVNATILSDSGGTCSVADCTAPANQTASPDCMFEPNSGYQDCLSKNKNDLIVATALSAMIGSIAMGVLANLPLALAPAMGPNAYLAYNLVGFHGSGAISYQTALAVVLVEGCAFFAISAIGLRAKLAKLIPRPVRLACAAGIGLFIAFVGLQVHQGVGLVGPDSSTLVTITACASTNPETGECMGGKLQGPKFWLGLVGFIITSYGLMKDIKGSMIYGIVFVTMISWFRGTSVTYFPNTPLGENNYEYFKKVVDFHIIKSTAGAVSFNNFNTSQVWVALATLFYVDVLATTGTMHTMAEIGGFGNDQGGFEGEYLAYLVDAGSTVVGSTLGVSSIATYVESSAGMREGGRTGLTAVIIGLYFFISLFFIPLFSSVPSWALGPSLVMVGVMMMKVVNEINWSNMKEAIPAFVTILLMPLTYSISNGIIGGIGLYMALSLYDFVMGSIRWLIKMRRRVIQEQNQVSHATAGHHVDPTLVHDQITHV, from the coding sequence atgggaCTAGGTCATGAGCTGTGTGCAAGAGTGGAGGGCAGTTTCTTCACAAATCTGGCCAAGTCATGGTGTAAAATGGAGAAAAGCCTAAATGATGCGATCTCAAAGAGCTTTGTAGGGAAATACTTCAAACTAGAAGCTAGAAAGAGCTGTTTCACCAGAGAACTACGAGCAGGAACGGCCACTTTTCTCACCATGGCTTATATCATCACCGTCAATGCTACCATCCTCTCCGACTCCGGCGGAACTTGCTCTGTTGCTGACTGCACGGCTCCTGCAAACCAAACAGCTAGCCCTGATTGCATGTTCGAACCCAATTCTGGGTACCAAGATTGTCTTTCGAAGAACAAAAACGACCTTATTGTAGCCACTGCGTTGTCAGCCATGATCGGGTCCATCGCCATGGGAGTTCTTGCTAACCTTCCCTTAGCATTGGCCCCTGCCATGGGACCTAATGCCTACCTTGCCTACAACTTGGTGGGCTTTCATGGATCTGGGGCCATATCTTACCAAACTGCCTTAGCAGTGGTCCTAGTCGAGGGCTGTGCATTCTTTGCAATATCTGCAATTGGGCTGCGCGCAAAGCTGGCCAAACTTATACCTCGCCCAGTTCGGCTTGCTTGTGCTGCAGGAATTGGGCTTTTCATTGCGTTTGTAGGCTTACAGGTGCACCAAGGCGTGGGGCTTGTTGGTCCCGATTCGTCTACATTGGTAACCATCACTGCTTGTGCTAGCACAAACCCAGAAACGGGTGAGTGCATGGGGGGAAAATTGCAGGGTCCAAAGTTCTGGCTTGGATTAGTAGGCTTCATAATCACATCTTATGGGTTAATGAAAGACATTAAGGGGAGCATGATATATGGCATTGTTTTTGTGACAATGATATCATGGTTTAGGGGTACCTCAGTGACATATTTTCCAAACACCCCACTTGGTGAAAACAACTACGAGTATTTCAAAAAAGTTGTTgattttcacataatcaaaTCCACAGCCGGGGCTGTTAGCTTTAATAATTTCAATACTAGTCAGGTTTGGGTGGCATTAGCAACCTTGTTCTATGTTGATGTGCTTGCCACCACAGGCACAATGCACACAATGGCTGAGATTGGAGGGTTTGGTAATGATCAAGGAGGTTTTGAGGGTGAGTACCTGGCCTACTTGGTTGATGCGGGCTCCACAGTCGTGGGGTCTACATTGGGGGTTTCATCAATAGCCACTTACGTGGAATCATCAGCAGGGATGAGAGAAGGGGGTCGAACAGGATTAACGGCTGTGATTATTGGTTTGTACTTCTTCATATCATTGTTCTTCATCCCACTGTTTTCAAGTGTTCCTTCATGGGCCCTAGGCCCTTCACTAGTTATGGTTggggtgatgatgatgaaggtggtaaatgaaataaattggaGTAACATGAAGGAAGCAATCCCAGCTTTTGTCACAATTCTTCTTATGCCACTAACTTATTCCATTTCCAATGGAATTATTGGTGGGATTGGGCTTTATATGGCTCTTAGCCTCTATGATTTTGTAATGGGGTCCATAAGGTGGCTGATCAAGATGAGGAGGAGGGTTATCCAGGAACAAAATCAAGTCTCTCATGCTACTGCTGGTCATCATGTAGATCCAACATTAGTTCATGATCAGATCACTCatgtatga